In a genomic window of Deinococcus metalli:
- a CDS encoding DUF2171 domain-containing protein, with protein sequence MTQNAQSGDITDRIAQDLKDRLSKDGEHLQVKDVNGEHVGTVDHLDGDQLKPTKTDSPDGQHHYVPLSQVESMDDVAVYLNVERGTLA encoded by the coding sequence ATGACCCAGAACGCCCAGTCCGGAGACATCACCGACCGCATCGCCCAGGACCTGAAGGACCGACTGTCGAAGGACGGCGAGCACCTGCAGGTCAAGGACGTGAACGGCGAGCACGTCGGCACCGTCGATCACCTCGATGGCGACCAGCTCAAGCCCACCAAGACCGATTCGCCCGACGGCCAGCACCACTACGTGCCCCTGTCGCAGGTCGAGAGCATGGACGACGTGGCCGTGTACCTGAATGTGGAACGCGGCACCCTCGCCTGA
- a CDS encoding DinB family protein, whose product MTTGVTPEADAALRAHVRALLTRANAHETLDDVLDRFPVGRAGERVHDLPYSAAEILWHLRFTQRDILNFVRDASYEHAAWPAAYWPHDPAGAAQEWDAQVVAFRADLAALLALLDDPATDLLAVVPNGEGAGGQTWLREFLLVADHTAYHVGQLRLLRRLLSNGA is encoded by the coding sequence ATGACCACCGGAGTCACCCCCGAGGCCGACGCCGCCCTGCGCGCCCACGTCCGCGCGCTGCTGACCCGGGCCAACGCGCACGAGACGCTGGACGACGTGCTGGACAGGTTCCCCGTCGGCCGGGCCGGCGAGCGCGTGCATGATCTGCCGTACTCGGCGGCGGAGATCCTGTGGCACCTGCGCTTCACGCAGCGGGACATCCTGAACTTCGTCCGGGACGCCAGTTACGAGCACGCGGCGTGGCCCGCAGCATACTGGCCGCACGACCCAGCCGGGGCCGCGCAGGAGTGGGACGCGCAGGTGGTCGCCTTCCGGGCGGACCTGGCCGCGCTGCTTGCCCTGCTGGACGATCCGGCGACCGACCTGCTGGCGGTGGTGCCCAACGGCGAGGGGGCCGGCGGGCAGACGTGGCTGCGCGAGTTCCTGCTGGTCGCGGACCACACTGCCTACCACGTGGGGCAACTGCGGCTCCTGCGCCGGCTTCTGTCGAATGGTGCGTGA
- a CDS encoding alpha/beta fold hydrolase encodes MPTIQTSHSRAPATEIYYESYGEGRPVVLVHGWPLSGRMWEGQIDALRHAGYRVITYDRRGFGQSGKTATGYDYDTFASDLKDLIEALGLEDVTVVGFSMGGGEVSRYAGLYGTQHLRSAMLVASVAPYLLKTADNPDGGLGEADVEGMVQQVAQNRPQFLAGFTKNFLNWDEHGAALGDEFLDFAASMYLQASPVATQECVRAFGMTDFRQDLAKLTVPTLVVHGDKDQIVPLEASGQRVPQYQPNAELHVMKGAPHGLNATHNDEFNTLLLDFVAR; translated from the coding sequence ATGCCCACGATCCAGACCAGCCACAGCCGTGCCCCCGCCACCGAGATCTACTACGAGTCCTACGGTGAGGGCCGGCCCGTTGTCCTCGTCCACGGCTGGCCCCTGTCGGGCCGCATGTGGGAGGGCCAGATCGACGCGCTGCGTCACGCCGGCTACCGGGTCATCACGTACGACCGCCGCGGCTTCGGCCAGTCCGGCAAGACCGCGACGGGCTACGACTACGACACCTTTGCCAGCGACCTCAAGGACCTGATCGAGGCGCTGGGTCTGGAGGACGTGACGGTGGTCGGCTTCTCGATGGGCGGCGGCGAGGTCAGCCGCTACGCCGGTCTGTACGGCACGCAGCACCTGCGCAGCGCCATGCTGGTCGCGTCGGTCGCGCCGTACCTGCTCAAGACTGCCGACAACCCCGATGGCGGTCTGGGCGAGGCGGACGTGGAGGGCATGGTGCAGCAGGTCGCCCAGAACCGCCCGCAGTTCCTGGCCGGCTTCACGAAGAACTTCCTGAACTGGGACGAGCACGGCGCCGCTCTGGGCGACGAATTCCTGGACTTCGCCGCGTCGATGTACCTGCAGGCCTCGCCCGTCGCCACGCAGGAATGCGTGCGTGCCTTCGGCATGACCGACTTCCGCCAGGACCTGGCGAAGCTGACCGTGCCCACCCTGGTCGTGCACGGTGACAAGGACCAGATCGTGCCGCTGGAGGCGAGCGGCCAGCGCGTGCCGCAGTACCAGCCGAATGCTGAGCTGCACGTCATGAAGGGCGCGCCGCACGGCCTGAACGCGACGCACAACGACGAGTTCAACACGCTGCTGCTGGACTTCGTGGCCCGCTGA
- a CDS encoding ABC transporter substrate-binding protein, whose translation MQRVLLSLLTLSLITGAGAQQAKELRLGVFPNVTHAAGLVGVQRGLIQKNLPDGVKLVVREFANGSQINEAFAAGAIDAAYVGPGPAMNAFMRGVPIQVIAGAANAGAVLVARGDSGIRTIKALGGKKVAVPTRGSTQDISLRHLLHENGLKASDENGTVTIVPIDPANMPAAFAAKQVDAALVQEPWGAVLETQGAKLVANEKAIWAGGNYTTTVLTVNTKYAAANSDTVRGLLRGHLASISFIQSSNAGAQKAIADQIAAFTGKRPNTAELFKALARTKVTWDINLTTLGEYAQLNKEAGFARDVPDLSKFVDLSVIRSLAK comes from the coding sequence ATGCAGCGAGTCCTTCTTTCTCTTCTGACCCTTTCCCTGATCACCGGTGCCGGCGCGCAGCAGGCGAAGGAGCTGCGCCTGGGCGTGTTCCCGAACGTCACGCACGCGGCCGGGCTGGTCGGCGTGCAGCGCGGCCTGATCCAGAAGAACCTGCCGGACGGCGTGAAGCTGGTCGTGCGTGAATTTGCCAACGGCAGCCAGATCAACGAGGCCTTCGCGGCGGGCGCCATCGACGCGGCGTATGTCGGCCCCGGTCCGGCCATGAACGCCTTCATGCGCGGCGTGCCCATCCAGGTGATCGCCGGCGCGGCGAACGCGGGCGCGGTGCTGGTCGCGCGCGGAGACAGCGGCATCCGGACCATCAAGGCGCTGGGCGGCAAGAAGGTCGCGGTGCCCACGCGCGGCAGCACGCAGGACATCAGCCTGCGCCACCTGCTGCACGAGAACGGCCTGAAAGCCAGCGACGAGAACGGTACCGTCACCATCGTGCCCATCGACCCGGCGAACATGCCCGCCGCCTTCGCCGCCAAGCAGGTGGACGCCGCGCTGGTGCAGGAGCCGTGGGGCGCCGTGCTGGAAACGCAGGGCGCGAAGCTCGTCGCCAACGAGAAGGCGATCTGGGCCGGCGGGAACTACACGACCACCGTGCTGACGGTGAACACGAAGTACGCCGCCGCGAACTCCGACACGGTCAGGGGCCTGCTCAGGGGGCACCTCGCGTCCATCTCCTTCATCCAGAGCAGCAACGCGGGCGCGCAGAAGGCCATCGCGGATCAGATCGCGGCGTTCACCGGCAAGCGCCCGAACACCGCCGAGCTGTTCAAGGCCCTGGCGCGCACCAAGGTCACGTGGGACATCAACCTCACCACCCTGGGCGAGTACGCGCAGCTGAACAAGGAGGCGGGCTTCGCGCGGGACGTGCCGGACCTGAGCAAGTTCGTGGACCTCAGCGTGATCCGCAGCCTCGCCAAGTAA
- the proS gene encoding proline--tRNA ligase: protein MTGDNGKGKQGGKAQQYGVTPQSVDFNDWYNEVVKKADLADNSPVAGAMVVRPYGSALWENIVRWLDDRFKATGHESLVFPTLIPMGFITKEADHVEGFAPELFTVNKIGTEVLAEPYVMRPTSETIIGHMWAGWLNSYRDLPFLHYQWGSVFRAELRTKAFLRTSEFYWHEGHTAHADEPEARAEVRQMLDIYHEFCRDVLALPVVRGEKTESERFAGAVATYSIEGMMRDGKALQSGTSHYLGQNFSRAFDVKYQTREQKEEFAHTTSWAISSRIIGAIIMTHGDDAGLIMPPRIAPIQVVVIPVGRKENFDEMVAEGEQLAAELRAQGVRVRVDKRDGVTNGFKYNDWELKGVPVRVELGPRDLESGVVVVKSRNADDKETLPRAEAVAGMTARLDGIHTWLLDRATEYLRSHTLEVDDYDAFKQAIENGNWVRAYHCGDADCEKAIKDDTKATTRNVPLDDAEFFSERGEGTCVRCSKPSAYGKRVIFGRQY from the coding sequence ATGACTGGGGACAACGGCAAGGGCAAACAGGGCGGCAAGGCGCAGCAGTACGGCGTCACGCCCCAGAGTGTGGATTTCAACGACTGGTACAACGAGGTCGTGAAAAAGGCCGATCTGGCCGACAACAGCCCGGTGGCGGGCGCGATGGTCGTGCGCCCCTACGGCTCGGCGCTGTGGGAGAACATCGTGCGGTGGCTCGACGACCGCTTCAAGGCGACCGGGCACGAATCGCTGGTCTTCCCCACCCTGATCCCCATGGGCTTCATCACGAAGGAAGCGGACCACGTCGAGGGCTTCGCGCCGGAACTGTTCACGGTGAACAAGATCGGCACCGAGGTGCTGGCCGAACCGTACGTGATGCGCCCCACGTCCGAGACGATCATCGGGCACATGTGGGCCGGGTGGCTGAATTCCTACCGCGACCTGCCGTTCCTGCACTACCAGTGGGGCAGCGTGTTCCGCGCCGAGCTGCGCACCAAGGCCTTCTTGCGCACCTCCGAGTTCTACTGGCACGAGGGCCACACCGCGCACGCCGACGAACCCGAGGCGCGGGCCGAGGTGCGCCAGATGCTCGACATCTACCACGAGTTCTGCCGCGACGTGCTGGCGCTGCCGGTGGTGCGCGGCGAGAAGACCGAGTCCGAGCGCTTTGCCGGGGCGGTCGCCACGTACTCCATCGAGGGCATGATGCGCGACGGCAAGGCGCTCCAGAGCGGCACGTCGCACTACCTGGGCCAGAACTTCAGCCGGGCCTTCGACGTGAAGTACCAGACTCGCGAGCAGAAAGAGGAGTTCGCGCACACCACGTCGTGGGCGATCTCCAGCCGGATCATCGGCGCGATCATCATGACCCACGGCGACGACGCCGGGCTGATCATGCCGCCCCGCATCGCGCCCATCCAGGTCGTCGTGATTCCCGTGGGCCGCAAGGAGAACTTCGACGAGATGGTCGCCGAGGGCGAACAGCTGGCCGCCGAGCTGCGCGCCCAGGGCGTCCGCGTGCGGGTGGACAAACGCGACGGCGTCACCAACGGCTTCAAGTACAACGACTGGGAACTCAAGGGCGTGCCGGTGCGCGTGGAACTCGGGCCGCGTGACCTGGAGAGCGGCGTGGTGGTCGTGAAGAGCCGCAACGCCGACGACAAGGAGACGCTGCCGCGCGCCGAGGCCGTGGCGGGCATGACCGCTCGCCTGGACGGCATCCACACCTGGCTGCTGGACCGCGCCACCGAGTACCTGCGGTCGCACACCCTGGAGGTGGACGACTACGACGCCTTCAAGCAGGCCATCGAGAATGGCAACTGGGTGCGCGCGTACCACTGCGGCGACGCCGACTGCGAGAAGGCCATCAAGGACGACACCAAGGCCACCACCCGCAACGTGCCCCTGGACGACGCCGAGTTCTTCAGCGAGCGCGGCGAGGGCACCTGCGTGCGCTGCAGCAAACCCAGCGCGTACGGCAAGCGCGTGATCTTCGGCCGGCAGTACTGA
- a CDS encoding GNAT family N-acetyltransferase, producing MNSATIEPATPDTLPDLYALHPDATAAARLMETFRGRVERGEVTLSDTLILRTPRGVEGSVTFGAMPHPYVFPHLRADAPAAAVTAFLLEVRRRFQVMPERQLVLDSSRAAVGHGSVLAAGWVLDDTQVIYETDLTVARPAPDPHASEGGAELLAHAEIQSLLAALGRSALGHAEGHRRGWTLVALAAGADDAAPVALGAYGPAKPGYGGVDMIGVRPDRRGLGLGTRLHRHLLARLSDDHDRHGGVTAADNHAMRRIFEKSGSVHTGTQQYFRQP from the coding sequence TTGAACAGCGCCACCATCGAGCCGGCCACCCCTGACACCCTGCCCGATCTGTACGCCCTGCACCCCGACGCCACCGCGGCTGCCCGGCTGATGGAGACCTTCCGGGGCCGGGTCGAACGCGGCGAGGTCACCCTGTCGGACACGCTGATCCTCCGCACACCGCGCGGTGTCGAGGGCAGTGTGACGTTCGGTGCCATGCCGCATCCCTACGTCTTTCCCCACCTGCGCGCCGACGCGCCCGCCGCAGCGGTCACGGCCTTCCTGCTCGAAGTCCGTCGCAGATTTCAGGTCATGCCCGAACGGCAACTCGTGCTGGACAGCTCGCGCGCCGCCGTGGGACACGGTTCCGTGCTCGCGGCCGGCTGGGTACTGGACGATACCCAGGTCATCTACGAGACGGATCTGACGGTGGCTCGCCCTGCGCCCGACCCGCACGCGAGCGAGGGCGGCGCGGAGCTGCTGGCCCACGCGGAGATCCAATCTCTGCTCGCCGCGCTCGGCCGGTCCGCCCTCGGTCACGCTGAGGGCCACCGGCGGGGGTGGACGCTGGTGGCCCTGGCCGCCGGTGCGGACGACGCGGCCCCGGTGGCCCTCGGAGCGTATGGCCCGGCGAAACCGGGGTACGGGGGCGTGGACATGATCGGTGTGCGGCCAGACCGGCGTGGTCTCGGCCTCGGGACCCGGCTGCACCGTCACCTGCTGGCCCGCCTGAGTGACGATCACGACCGGCACGGCGGCGTCACCGCTGCCGACAACCACGCCATGCGCCGCATCTTCGAGAAGAGCGGCTCCGTCCACACCGGCACGCAGCAGTACTTCCGGCAGCCTTGA
- the glgX gene encoding glycogen debranching protein GlgX, which yields MTTIERPQTATRIRPGSPYPLGATWDGQGTNFALYSENAAGVELCLFDAEGRETRHRLTEQTAFVWHGYLPEIGPGQRYGYRVYGEYAPKKGLRFNPKVVLLDPYAKALDGTEEFDKGVFGYVAGKDDLVKARKEQRGTPLGIVVDPGFDWRGDRRPNVPFHQSVIYETHVKGLTMTHPLVPDELRGTYAGIACEPILFYLRELGITSIELMPVHQHVDDPFLLDKGLTNYWGYSTLNFFAPDVRYSAEARRGNPAGAVNEFKEMVRALHQSGIEVILDVVYNHTAEGNNMGPTMSFKGIDNPTYYRLVADNPRFYFDYTGTGNSLNVRHPQTLQLIMDSLRYWVTDMHVDGFRFDLASTLARGLHEVDQLSGFFTIIHQDPIISQVKLIAEPWDVGEGGYQVGNFPVNWAEWNGIYRDDMRAFWKGDGGLASEIGYRLTGSSDLYQRDGRKPYASINFVTAHDGFTLRDTVTYEQKHNEANQEGNNDGHNHNITWNCGVEGETEDPEINALRQRQIRNFLATLLLGQGTPMLLGGDEFGRTQGGNNNAYCQDNEISWYDWSSLDEDLLAFTKKVIRLRKAHPGLHRRKFFSGRTIRGENVRDLVWLRFDGSEMGDEDWNNPQTQSMGLFFDGDGLDDVDANGEPVHDDHLLLLLSATHIDLPFVLPDLADCNEWELLLDTSDDTAHGVESANEETTLKARSVKLYRCRRS from the coding sequence ATGACGACCATCGAACGACCCCAGACTGCCACCCGCATCCGCCCCGGCTCGCCGTATCCGCTGGGCGCGACGTGGGACGGGCAGGGAACGAATTTTGCGCTGTACTCCGAGAATGCCGCCGGTGTGGAACTGTGCCTGTTCGACGCCGAGGGCCGTGAGACCCGCCACCGCCTGACCGAGCAGACCGCCTTCGTGTGGCACGGCTACCTGCCGGAGATTGGCCCCGGCCAGCGCTACGGCTACCGGGTGTACGGTGAGTACGCCCCGAAAAAGGGCCTGCGCTTCAACCCCAAGGTCGTGCTGCTCGACCCCTACGCCAAGGCCCTGGACGGCACTGAGGAGTTCGACAAGGGCGTGTTCGGCTACGTGGCCGGCAAGGACGACCTGGTCAAGGCCCGCAAGGAGCAGCGCGGCACGCCACTGGGCATCGTGGTCGATCCGGGCTTCGACTGGCGGGGCGACCGCCGCCCGAACGTGCCCTTCCACCAGTCCGTGATCTACGAGACGCACGTTAAGGGCCTGACCATGACGCACCCGCTCGTGCCCGACGAGCTGCGCGGCACCTACGCCGGGATTGCCTGCGAGCCGATCCTGTTCTACCTGCGCGAACTGGGCATCACCAGCATCGAGCTGATGCCGGTGCACCAGCACGTGGACGATCCCTTCCTGCTCGACAAGGGCCTGACCAACTACTGGGGCTACTCGACCCTGAACTTCTTCGCGCCGGACGTGCGCTACTCGGCCGAGGCGCGCCGGGGCAACCCGGCGGGCGCGGTGAACGAGTTCAAGGAGATGGTGCGCGCCCTGCACCAGTCGGGCATCGAGGTGATCCTCGACGTGGTGTACAACCATACCGCCGAGGGCAACAACATGGGGCCGACCATGTCCTTCAAGGGCATCGACAACCCCACGTATTACCGCCTGGTGGCCGACAACCCCCGCTTCTACTTCGATTACACCGGCACCGGCAACTCGCTGAACGTGCGCCATCCGCAGACGCTGCAGCTGATCATGGACTCGCTGCGGTACTGGGTCACGGACATGCACGTGGACGGCTTCCGCTTCGACCTCGCCAGCACACTCGCGCGCGGCCTGCACGAGGTCGATCAGCTGTCGGGCTTCTTCACGATCATCCACCAGGACCCGATCATCTCGCAGGTGAAACTGATTGCCGAGCCGTGGGACGTCGGTGAGGGCGGCTACCAGGTGGGCAACTTCCCCGTGAACTGGGCCGAGTGGAACGGCATCTACCGCGACGACATGCGCGCGTTCTGGAAGGGTGACGGCGGGCTTGCCAGCGAGATCGGCTACCGCCTGACCGGCAGCAGCGACCTGTACCAGCGCGACGGCCGCAAGCCGTACGCGAGCATCAACTTCGTCACCGCGCACGACGGCTTCACGCTGCGCGACACCGTGACCTACGAGCAGAAACACAACGAGGCGAACCAGGAAGGCAACAACGACGGCCACAACCACAACATCACGTGGAACTGTGGCGTCGAGGGCGAGACCGAGGACCCCGAGATCAACGCGCTGCGCCAGCGGCAGATCCGCAACTTCCTGGCGACCCTGCTGCTCGGGCAGGGCACCCCCATGCTGCTGGGCGGCGACGAGTTCGGCCGCACCCAGGGCGGAAACAACAACGCGTACTGTCAGGACAACGAGATCAGTTGGTACGACTGGTCAAGCCTGGACGAGGACCTGCTGGCGTTCACCAAGAAGGTGATCCGCCTGCGCAAGGCGCACCCGGGCCTGCACCGACGCAAGTTCTTCAGTGGCCGCACCATCCGCGGCGAGAACGTGCGCGACCTGGTGTGGCTGCGCTTCGACGGGAGCGAGATGGGCGACGAGGACTGGAACAATCCCCAGACCCAGTCTATGGGCCTGTTCTTCGACGGCGACGGCCTGGACGATGTGGACGCCAACGGCGAACCGGTGCACGACGACCACCTGCTGCTGCTGCTCTCGGCCACCCACATCGACCTGCCGTTCGTGCTGCCGGACCTGGCGGACTGCAACGAGTGGGAACTGCTGCTCGACACCTCGGACGACACCGCACACGGCGTGGAAAGCGCCAACGAGGAAACCACCCTCAAGGCCCGCTCCGTGAAGCTCTACCGCTGCCGCCGCAGCTGA
- the treZ gene encoding malto-oligosyltrehalose trehalohydrolase, which produces MTPLSHLNRSPDRSATRLGAHLLPGGAGTRFRLWSTTTTLAHVRVDGTVYPMNALGHGTFEVVLPVGAGARYIFMLDGVDRPDPYARFLPDGVHGEAEVIDPDAYTWQTTGWRGLPLSECVFYELHVGTFTAEGTYRAAQDKLPYLKDLGVTAVQLMPVAAFPGQRGWGYDGVALYAPFAPYGRPEDLMAFVDAAHGLGLGVFLDVVYNHFGPDGNYLKSYSPAYFTDRFQSAWGEGLDYAEPHMRRLITGSARMWLRDYGFDGLRLDATPAMQDDSELHILGELAQDVHQLGGTHLLLAEDHRNDPMLLTEYGLDGIWADDFHHEVRVTLTREHEGYYRGFEGGAAELAQVIRRGWKYEGQFWNVTGERHQRGKPADLVEAPSLVYCIQNHDQIGNRAVGDRLHHHPDVTPQEYRGAATLLMTLPMTPLLFQGQEWAADTPFLFFSDHHGELGRMVSEGRKKEFAYFSGFAGASVPDPQAEDSFLASKLDWTELERGDHARTLALYRTLAHLRRDDPVLSQRSRTNLHAGNVLDVLWVRTRTDAGERLLVWNLGQEDAALDALKLDLPAQVMLHSEVGVTDALPRPGTLGPGEAALFQGGTP; this is translated from the coding sequence ATGACGCCACTGTCCCACCTGAACCGTTCCCCGGACCGCTCCGCGACGCGCCTGGGCGCCCACCTGCTGCCGGGCGGCGCCGGCACCCGCTTCCGCCTGTGGTCCACCACGACCACCTTGGCCCATGTCCGCGTGGACGGCACTGTGTACCCCATGAACGCCCTGGGTCACGGCACCTTCGAGGTGGTCCTGCCCGTAGGCGCCGGCGCGCGCTACATCTTCATGCTGGACGGCGTGGACCGGCCCGATCCCTACGCGCGGTTCCTGCCCGACGGCGTACACGGCGAGGCCGAGGTGATCGACCCCGACGCCTACACGTGGCAGACCACCGGCTGGCGCGGCCTGCCGCTGTCGGAGTGCGTGTTCTACGAACTGCACGTGGGCACCTTCACGGCCGAGGGCACGTACCGCGCCGCCCAGGACAAGCTACCGTACCTCAAGGACCTGGGCGTGACGGCGGTGCAGCTCATGCCCGTCGCGGCCTTCCCCGGCCAGCGCGGCTGGGGCTACGACGGCGTGGCCCTGTACGCGCCCTTTGCGCCCTACGGCCGCCCGGAGGACCTGATGGCCTTCGTGGACGCCGCGCACGGCCTGGGCCTGGGCGTGTTCCTGGACGTGGTGTACAACCACTTCGGACCGGACGGGAACTACCTGAAGTCGTACTCGCCGGCGTACTTCACCGACCGCTTCCAGTCGGCGTGGGGCGAGGGCCTGGACTACGCCGAGCCGCACATGCGCCGCCTGATCACCGGCAGCGCCCGCATGTGGCTGCGCGACTACGGGTTCGACGGCCTGCGCCTGGACGCCACGCCCGCCATGCAGGACGATAGCGAACTGCACATCCTGGGAGAGCTCGCGCAGGACGTGCACCAGCTGGGCGGAACCCACCTGCTGCTGGCCGAGGACCACCGCAACGATCCCATGCTGCTCACCGAGTACGGCCTGGACGGCATCTGGGCGGACGACTTCCACCACGAGGTGCGCGTCACCCTGACCCGCGAGCACGAGGGTTACTACCGGGGCTTCGAGGGCGGCGCGGCCGAACTCGCGCAGGTCATCCGGCGCGGCTGGAAGTACGAGGGCCAGTTCTGGAACGTGACCGGCGAGCGTCACCAGCGCGGCAAGCCCGCCGACCTGGTGGAGGCGCCCAGCCTGGTGTACTGCATCCAGAACCACGACCAGATCGGCAACCGCGCGGTCGGCGACCGCCTGCACCACCACCCGGACGTGACGCCGCAGGAGTACCGCGGCGCGGCCACGCTGCTGATGACCCTGCCCATGACGCCGCTGCTGTTCCAGGGCCAGGAATGGGCGGCAGACACGCCCTTTTTGTTCTTCAGCGACCACCACGGCGAGCTGGGACGCATGGTCAGCGAGGGCCGCAAGAAAGAATTCGCGTACTTCAGTGGCTTCGCCGGCGCGAGCGTGCCGGACCCGCAGGCCGAGGACTCCTTCCTGGCCTCGAAACTCGACTGGACCGAGCTGGAGCGCGGCGACCACGCGCGCACGCTGGCGCTGTACCGCACGCTGGCCCACCTGCGCCGGGACGACCCGGTGCTGTCCCAGCGGTCGCGCACGAACCTGCACGCCGGGAACGTGCTGGACGTGCTGTGGGTCCGCACCCGCACGGACGCCGGCGAGCGCCTGCTGGTGTGGAACCTTGGGCAGGAGGACGCCGCGCTGGACGCCCTGAAGCTCGACCTGCCCGCGCAGGTCATGCTGCACAGCGAGGTCGGCGTGACGGACGCGCTGCCGCGCCCCGGCACGCTCGGGCCGGGCGAGGCGGCGCTGTTCCAGGGGGGGACGCCGTGA
- a CDS encoding alpha-amylase family protein has protein sequence MLNSELAAQLRLAFDDDRDADTFLMRLDRYGPELVASLRAVYGDRTEDLLDTLIPVLLHAFHTRPADLRRLDEARLLRPDWLQGPDVVGYVAYTDRFAGTLRGVGEHLDYLQGLGVTYLHLMPLLRPRDGENDGGYAVQDYRAVRDDLGTMDDLSALARDLRGRGISLVLDLVLNHVAQEHEWAARARAGDPAYRDYFYLYPDRTQPDAFERTLPEVFPDFAPGNFTWNGDAQAWVWTTFNTYQWDLNWSNPAVFREFVDIILHLANRGVEVFRLDAIAFIWKRLGTDSQNQPEVHWLTRALRACARIVAPAVAFKAEAIVAPADLIHYLGTGDHHGRVSDMAYHNSLMVQIWSSLASRDVRLMTAALRAFPPKPTNTTWGMYVRCHDDIGWAISDADAARVGVNGAGHRHFLSDFYSGEFPGSFARGLVFQYNPQTGDRRISGSGASLAGLEAALDAGNPTWTEHAVRRILLSHAVILGFGGVPLLYMGDELAMLNDYTYADTPEHAADNRWVHRPRMDWPSAGAVQADPSTPAAQVNAGLRHLIEVRKTLPHLHASVESEALDSPDPCVLLLRRDHPAGRFLGVYNFSEHRIQFPSYALRDHVGEFALDHLTGSGFSLYRPTITLDPFRALWLTPTHMTI, from the coding sequence ATGCTGAATTCAGAGCTGGCAGCTCAGCTCCGGCTGGCCTTCGACGACGACCGCGACGCCGATACCTTTCTCATGCGCCTGGACCGCTACGGGCCGGAACTGGTCGCCAGCCTGCGCGCCGTGTATGGCGACCGCACCGAGGATCTGCTCGACACCCTGATCCCGGTGCTGCTGCACGCCTTCCACACCCGCCCGGCCGACCTGCGGCGCTTGGACGAGGCCCGGCTGCTGCGTCCCGACTGGCTCCAGGGCCCGGACGTGGTGGGCTACGTGGCGTATACCGACCGTTTCGCCGGCACGCTGAGGGGCGTGGGCGAGCACCTCGACTACCTCCAGGGCCTGGGCGTCACCTACCTGCACCTGATGCCGCTGCTGCGCCCCCGCGACGGCGAGAACGACGGCGGCTACGCCGTGCAGGACTACCGCGCGGTGCGGGATGACCTGGGCACCATGGACGACCTCTCCGCGCTGGCCCGCGACCTGCGCGGCCGGGGCATCAGCCTGGTGCTCGACCTCGTGCTCAACCACGTGGCGCAGGAGCACGAGTGGGCCGCCAGGGCGCGGGCCGGCGACCCGGCGTACCGCGACTACTTCTACCTGTACCCCGACCGCACGCAGCCCGACGCCTTCGAGCGGACGCTGCCGGAGGTCTTCCCGGACTTCGCGCCCGGCAACTTCACGTGGAACGGCGACGCGCAGGCGTGGGTGTGGACGACCTTCAACACCTACCAGTGGGACCTGAACTGGAGCAACCCGGCGGTGTTCCGTGAGTTCGTGGACATCATCCTGCACCTCGCCAACCGCGGGGTGGAGGTCTTCCGCCTGGACGCCATCGCGTTCATCTGGAAGCGGCTGGGTACCGACAGCCAGAACCAGCCGGAAGTGCACTGGCTCACCCGCGCGCTGCGGGCGTGCGCGCGCATCGTGGCGCCCGCCGTGGCCTTCAAGGCCGAGGCGATTGTGGCGCCCGCCGACCTGATCCACTACCTGGGCACCGGCGACCACCACGGCCGTGTGAGCGACATGGCGTACCACAACTCCCTGATGGTGCAGATCTGGAGTTCGCTGGCGTCCCGCGACGTGCGCCTGATGACGGCCGCGCTGCGCGCGTTCCCGCCCAAACCCACCAACACCACGTGGGGCATGTACGTGCGCTGCCACGACGACATCGGCTGGGCCATCAGCGACGCGGACGCCGCGCGCGTCGGCGTGAACGGCGCCGGGCACCGGCATTTCCTGTCGGACTTCTACAGCGGCGAGTTCCCCGGGTCCTTCGCGCGCGGCCTGGTGTTCCAGTACAACCCGCAGACCGGCGACCGGCGCATCAGCGGCAGCGGCGCCAGCCTCGCGGGCCTGGAAGCCGCGCTGGACGCCGGCAACCCCACGTGGACCGAGCACGCCGTGCGCCGCATCCTGCTGTCCCACGCCGTGATCCTGGGCTTCGGCGGGGTGCCGCTGCTGTACATGGGCGACGAGCTGGCCATGCTCAACGACTACACCTACGCCGACACCCCCGAGCACGCGGCCGACAACCGCTGGGTGCACCGCCCCCGCATGGACTGGCCCAGCGCAGGGGCCGTGCAGGCCGATCCGTCGACGCCCGCCGCACAGGTGAACGCCGGGCTGCGCCACCTGATCGAGGTGCGCAAGACGTTGCCGCACCTCCACGCCAGCGTGGAATCCGAGGCGCTGGACAGCCCCGATCCGTGCGTGCTGCTGCTGCGCCGCGACCATCCCGCCGGCCGGTTCCTGGGCGTGTACAACTTCAGCGAGCACCGCATCCAGTTTCCGTCGTACGCCCTGCGCGACCACGTGGGCGAGTTCGCGCTCGACCACCTGACCGGCAGCGGCTTCAGCCTGTACCGCCCGACCATCACGCTCGATCCCTTCCGCGCCCTGTGGCTCACGCCCACCCACATGACCATATGA